A genomic region of Aureimonas populi contains the following coding sequences:
- a CDS encoding NADH:ubiquinone reductase (Na(+)-transporting) subunit D, with translation MSAALRTLSDPLVDKNPVTVHILGICSALAVTTSMSTALTMSIALTVVLALSAGIISLIRHQIPSSIRIILQITIIASLVIVADQVLQAYAYEMSQRLSVFVSLIATNCIVLGRTEAFALKNPPLPSMVDGVGNGLGYSLVLLLVAALRELFGAGSLFGVSILPLVADGGWYQPLRLMLLAPSAFIILGLLVWGVRSWRPRQVEAREFELRHKVREART, from the coding sequence ATGAGCGCCGCGCTGCGAACCCTGTCGGACCCGCTGGTCGACAAGAACCCCGTCACCGTCCACATCCTCGGCATCTGCTCGGCGCTGGCGGTCACGACCTCCATGTCCACGGCGCTGACGATGTCCATCGCCCTCACCGTGGTTCTGGCGCTGTCGGCGGGGATCATCAGCCTCATCCGCCACCAAATCCCCTCCTCCATCCGCATCATCCTGCAGATCACCATCATCGCCTCGCTGGTGATCGTGGCGGATCAGGTCCTGCAGGCCTATGCCTACGAAATGAGCCAGCGCCTCTCGGTCTTCGTCTCGCTCATCGCCACCAACTGCATCGTGCTGGGCCGCACCGAGGCCTTCGCGCTGAAGAACCCGCCGCTGCCCTCCATGGTGGACGGCGTGGGCAACGGCCTGGGCTACAGCCTCGTCCTCCTGCTCGTCGCCGCCCTGCGGGAGCTGTTCGGCGCGGGCAGCCTCTTCGGCGTCTCCATCCTGCCGCTGGTGGCGGACGGGGGCTGGTACCAGCCGCTGCGGCTGATGCTGCTCGCCCCCAGCGCCTTCATCATCCTCGGCCTGCTCGTCTGGGGTGTGCGGAGCTGGCGCCCCCGCCAGGTCGAGGCGCGCGAGTTCGAGCTGCGGCACAAGGTACGGGAGGCGCGCACATGA
- the nqrE gene encoding NADH:ubiquinone reductase (Na(+)-transporting) subunit E, with product MIDLFQRSVFEENLALSFFLGMCTFLAVSKRVDTALGVGLALIVVQSLSVPLNYLLHAYVLSAGALAWLGLPDVDLGFMRLITFIGIVAAMVQIIEMLLDRYVPALYRALGIYLPLLAINCAIIGGSLFMVERQFDFRESAVFGLGTGVGWALAIVTLAAIRERLRYADVPKGLEGLGLAFIVTGLMSMGFSAFVGVRVL from the coding sequence ATGATCGACCTCTTCCAGCGCTCCGTCTTCGAGGAGAATCTCGCGCTCTCCTTCTTCCTGGGCATGTGCACCTTCCTGGCCGTCTCCAAGCGCGTGGACACGGCGCTCGGCGTAGGCCTCGCGCTCATCGTGGTGCAAAGCCTCAGCGTGCCGCTGAACTATCTCCTGCACGCCTATGTCCTGAGCGCCGGCGCGCTGGCGTGGCTCGGCCTGCCGGATGTCGATCTCGGCTTCATGCGCCTCATCACCTTCATCGGCATCGTGGCGGCCATGGTGCAGATCATCGAGATGCTGCTCGACCGCTACGTTCCGGCCCTCTACCGGGCGCTCGGCATCTACCTGCCGCTGCTCGCCATCAACTGCGCCATCATCGGCGGCAGCCTCTTCATGGTGGAGCGCCAGTTCGACTTCCGGGAAAGCGCGGTGTTCGGCCTGGGCACGGGCGTCGGCTGGGCGCTGGCCATCGTCACGCTGGCCGCCATCCGCGAGCGGCTGCGCTATGCCGACGTGCCGAAGGGGCTGGAGGGCCTGGGGCTGGCCTTCATCGTCACGGGGCTGATGTCCATGGGCTTCTCGGCCTTCGTGGGAGTGCGCGTCCTATGA
- the nqrF gene encoding NADH:ubiquinone reductase (Na(+)-transporting) subunit F, with protein sequence MTDILLALLFVTVLLVALAVLLHAVREYLLPARPVTITVNGEREVAGAANFKLLDILNAGGVAVPSGCAGAGTCGLCRVEGVQGAGEPLPTELARLSPADVRGGVRLACQVVVRGDLGVTVPGDVLGVKTMRATVSSTISVTPLIKEIVLDLPADADFDFRAGNFVQVTAPAYRLPYAQIEVGAAFEDEWRKLKLRSLVAQSDEPVSRAYSVASRPADVGKVVLNIRLAVPPPAVKDAAPGIVSSWLFGLKAGDEVEIAGPYGHFGAQETGKEMVFIGGGVGMAPLRAMIFDQLERLGTRRPISFWYGARSRMELFYVEEFDALAAAHENFRWVPALSEPARGDEWTGETGFVHDVAFRAYLKDHPAPETCEYYLCGPPLMIEAVYAMLDECGVEPASIFNDDFGI encoded by the coding sequence ATGACGGACATCCTGCTCGCGCTTCTCTTCGTCACCGTCCTGCTCGTCGCGCTCGCCGTCCTGCTCCATGCCGTGCGCGAGTATCTCCTGCCCGCGCGCCCCGTCACCATCACGGTCAATGGGGAGCGCGAGGTGGCCGGCGCGGCCAATTTCAAGCTTCTCGACATATTGAACGCGGGCGGCGTGGCCGTGCCCTCGGGCTGCGCGGGCGCGGGCACCTGCGGGCTCTGCCGGGTGGAGGGCGTGCAAGGGGCGGGCGAGCCGCTGCCCACGGAGCTGGCCCGCCTCTCGCCGGCCGATGTGCGCGGCGGCGTCCGCCTCGCCTGCCAGGTGGTGGTGCGCGGCGACCTCGGCGTCACCGTGCCGGGCGACGTTCTGGGCGTGAAGACCATGCGCGCCACCGTCTCCTCCACGATCAGCGTGACGCCGCTCATCAAGGAGATCGTGCTCGACCTGCCCGCGGATGCGGATTTCGACTTCCGCGCCGGCAATTTCGTTCAGGTCACGGCGCCCGCCTACCGCCTGCCCTATGCGCAGATCGAGGTCGGCGCCGCCTTCGAGGACGAATGGCGGAAGCTGAAGCTGCGCTCCCTCGTGGCGCAGAGCGACGAGCCGGTCTCTCGCGCCTATTCGGTGGCGAGCCGCCCGGCCGATGTGGGCAAGGTCGTGCTCAACATCCGCCTCGCGGTGCCGCCCCCGGCGGTGAAGGACGCCGCGCCCGGCATCGTCTCCTCCTGGCTCTTCGGCCTGAAGGCGGGGGACGAGGTCGAGATCGCCGGCCCCTACGGCCATTTCGGCGCGCAGGAGACCGGCAAGGAAATGGTGTTCATCGGCGGCGGCGTCGGCATGGCGCCCCTGCGCGCCATGATCTTCGACCAGCTCGAGCGGCTCGGCACCAGGCGCCCGATCAGCTTCTGGTACGGCGCGCGCAGCCGCATGGAGCTGTTCTACGTGGAGGAGTTCGACGCGCTCGCCGCCGCCCACGAGAACTTCCGCTGGGTGCCGGCCCTCTCGGAGCCCGCGCGCGGCGACGAATGGACGGGCGAGACCGGCTTCGTGCACGATGTGGCCTTCCGGGCCTATCTGAAGGACCATCCGGCGCCCGAGACTTGCGAATATTATCTCTGCGGCCCGCCGCTGATGATCGAGGCGGTCTATGCCATGCTCGACGAGTGCGGCGTGGAGCCGGCCAGCATCTTCAACGACGATTTCGGGATCTGA
- a CDS encoding FAD:protein FMN transferase, translating into MVTRRQFLAGAGAALAMAALPAMAAEPRLLSGRAFGTRWRVTLPRGADDALAGELSALLAEVDASMSPFRADSEITRFNRSGATGWRQASPGMCDVAGAALDIARLTGGAFDPSVGPAVHRFGFGPVQGAMTGSYRGIEAGEAALSKSEAGLSLDLCGIAKGHAVDRLAAHLAARGHGDFLVDIGGDMRAAGRGPHGRAWRLGIEDPLAGGARRKVELAGEALATSGDAIHAYELNGRRYSHTIDPATGEPVLNAVASVSVIAPDAMRADALATALMVMGPQKGLAFADANAIPAFFLLREEGGLREAANGLFLARLIA; encoded by the coding sequence ATGGTCACGAGACGCCAATTCCTGGCCGGCGCGGGCGCGGCCCTCGCCATGGCCGCCCTGCCAGCCATGGCCGCCGAGCCGCGCCTTCTGTCCGGCCGCGCCTTCGGCACGCGCTGGCGCGTGACGCTGCCGCGAGGCGCGGACGACGCCCTGGCGGGCGAGCTGTCCGCCCTTCTGGCGGAGGTCGACGCCTCAATGAGCCCCTTCCGGGCCGACAGCGAGATCACCCGCTTCAACCGCTCCGGCGCCACCGGCTGGCGGCAGGCATCGCCGGGCATGTGCGACGTGGCGGGCGCCGCGCTCGACATCGCACGGCTCACCGGCGGCGCCTTCGACCCGAGCGTCGGCCCAGCCGTCCACCGCTTCGGCTTCGGCCCGGTGCAGGGCGCCATGACCGGCTCCTATCGCGGCATCGAGGCTGGCGAGGCGGCCTTGAGCAAGTCCGAGGCCGGCCTCTCGCTCGACCTTTGCGGCATCGCAAAGGGCCACGCGGTGGATCGCCTCGCCGCCCATCTCGCCGCGCGTGGCCATGGCGACTTCCTCGTCGATATCGGCGGCGACATGCGCGCGGCCGGGCGCGGGCCGCACGGCCGCGCCTGGCGGCTCGGCATCGAGGACCCGCTGGCGGGCGGTGCGCGGCGCAAGGTGGAGCTGGCCGGCGAGGCGCTCGCGACCTCCGGCGACGCCATCCATGCCTATGAGCTGAACGGCCGGCGCTACAGCCACACGATCGACCCCGCCACGGGCGAGCCCGTGCTGAACGCCGTCGCCTCGGTCTCGGTGATCGCGCCGGACGCGATGCGCGCGGACGCGCTGGCCACCGCCCTGATGGTGATGGGCCCGCAAAAGGGCCTCGCCTTCGCCGATGCCAACGCCATTCCCGCCTTCTTCCTCCTGCGCGAGGAAGGGGGCCTGCGCGAGGCCGCCAACGGCCTCTTCCTCGCGCGCCTCATCGCCTGA
- a CDS encoding CBS domain-containing protein, translated as MSTLATVGEHMRVDLVTLTDDMEIVHAVSVLMRNAVSGACVLDASGELVGVLSKRDCLKAALNASYYKQWGGTVADYMSTQLETLDAGLDIVAAAERFVASSYRRFPVMRGGRLVGQISRTDVLKALSEQWR; from the coding sequence ATGAGCACTCTGGCCACCGTCGGGGAGCATATGCGCGTCGACCTCGTGACGCTGACCGACGACATGGAGATCGTCCACGCCGTCTCGGTGCTGATGCGCAACGCCGTGTCGGGCGCCTGCGTGCTCGACGCGTCGGGCGAGCTGGTGGGCGTCCTGTCCAAGCGCGACTGCCTGAAGGCGGCGCTGAACGCCTCCTACTACAAGCAGTGGGGCGGGACGGTCGCCGACTATATGAGCACGCAGCTCGAAACGCTGGATGCCGGCCTCGACATCGTGGCCGCCGCCGAGCGCTTCGTCGCCAGTTCCTATCGCCGCTTTCCCGTGATGCGCGGCGGGCGCCTCGTCGGCCAGATCAGCCGCACGGACGTGCTCAAGGCGCTCAGCGAGCAGTGGCGCTAG
- a CDS encoding nitroreductase family protein: MPSVTRRLFLAGTTAAAASTGLTVVAGAQEAGGAASMSVEEALRLRQSTRRFSPAPLEEEQLLRLLWAAAGVNREEGDGRTAPAWRGARNVDLYVALEDGVHRYDPATNALESVLSEDIRGEVSSASFIQRAPAVLIYVSDRDRLIEAAGEESAGDEQALAIGAHVNSALMAQNVYLFSAAEGLGTVLIGGTADREAIAAALSLPETQSVTYIQPVGVAR; this comes from the coding sequence ATGCCCAGCGTAACACGACGTCTTTTCCTGGCCGGCACCACGGCGGCCGCCGCTTCCACCGGGCTGACGGTGGTGGCGGGCGCGCAGGAGGCCGGCGGCGCGGCGAGCATGTCGGTCGAGGAGGCCCTGCGGCTGCGCCAGTCCACGCGCCGCTTTTCGCCCGCCCCCCTGGAAGAGGAGCAGTTGCTGCGCCTTCTCTGGGCCGCGGCCGGCGTCAATCGCGAGGAAGGCGACGGGCGCACCGCCCCCGCCTGGCGCGGCGCCAGGAACGTCGATCTCTATGTCGCTCTGGAAGACGGTGTCCACCGCTACGATCCGGCCACGAACGCGCTCGAGAGCGTCTTGTCGGAGGACATTCGCGGCGAGGTCAGCTCGGCCTCCTTCATCCAGCGCGCGCCGGCCGTTCTCATCTACGTGTCCGACCGCGACCGCCTGATCGAGGCGGCGGGCGAGGAATCGGCCGGCGACGAGCAGGCGCTGGCCATCGGCGCCCATGTGAACTCGGCCCTCATGGCGCAGAATGTCTATCTGTTCAGCGCGGCCGAGGGGCTCGGCACGGTCCTGATCGGGGGCACGGCAGACCGCGAGGCCATCGCCGCCGCGCTCTCCCTGCCCGAGACGCAGAGCGTGACCTACATCCAGCCGGTGGGCGTGGCGCGCTGA
- a CDS encoding DUF4105 domain-containing protein — translation MSEPAGARRRPLARAAFAGFVLLAALWAVMAVRFQFEGPARWALWGVVATAAGTLLWLHFGGRRRAGWAGFAAAIAVAALWWASIDPLPDRDWAPDVSRGVTARIEGSTAVLDNVRDFEWRTEEDFTERWETRSYDLDTLSFVDLVSSTWGNPAIAHTLVSFGFDNGETVTFSAEIRRERGEAFSELGGFFKQFELVMIAAQESDIVRLRTNARREDVSLYPLDLTAEQRRALFLAYLERANELAAEPAFYHTIIANCTTIIFQLARLVEPGIPMDWRILLSGYLVDYLHEHGVTGAGLPLEEVRERGRISAVAQGAPASADYSSVIRGPESLPRP, via the coding sequence GTGAGTGAGCCAGCCGGCGCACGGCGCCGCCCGCTGGCACGAGCCGCCTTCGCCGGGTTCGTTCTCCTCGCCGCGCTCTGGGCCGTGATGGCCGTGCGGTTCCAGTTCGAGGGCCCGGCGCGCTGGGCCCTCTGGGGCGTCGTCGCCACGGCGGCGGGAACGCTCCTATGGCTGCATTTCGGCGGGCGAAGGCGGGCGGGCTGGGCGGGGTTCGCCGCGGCGATCGCCGTGGCCGCGCTCTGGTGGGCCTCCATCGACCCCTTGCCGGACCGCGACTGGGCCCCGGACGTCTCCCGCGGCGTGACGGCGCGGATCGAAGGTTCCACGGCCGTCCTCGACAATGTGCGCGATTTCGAATGGCGCACGGAGGAGGACTTCACCGAGCGCTGGGAGACGCGCAGCTACGATCTCGACACACTCTCCTTCGTCGACCTCGTCAGCTCCACCTGGGGCAACCCGGCCATTGCGCACACGCTGGTCAGCTTCGGCTTCGACAATGGCGAGACCGTCACCTTCTCGGCCGAGATCCGGCGCGAGCGGGGCGAGGCTTTTTCCGAGCTCGGCGGCTTCTTCAAGCAGTTCGAGCTGGTGATGATCGCGGCGCAGGAAAGCGACATCGTGCGCCTGCGCACCAATGCGCGGCGGGAGGATGTCTCGCTCTACCCGCTGGACCTGACGGCGGAGCAGAGGCGCGCGCTGTTCCTGGCCTATCTGGAGCGCGCGAACGAGCTGGCCGCCGAGCCGGCCTTCTACCACACGATCATCGCCAACTGCACGACGATCATCTTCCAGCTCGCGCGGCTGGTGGAGCCCGGCATTCCGATGGACTGGCGCATCCTCCTGTCCGGCTACCTCGTGGACTATCTCCACGAGCACGGCGTGACGGGCGCGGGCCTGCCGCTGGAGGAGGTGCGCGAGCGCGGGCGCATCAGCGCCGTCGCCCAGGGCGCGCCGGCCTCGGCGGATTACTCCAGCGTCATTCGCGGCCCCGAAAGCCTGCCGCGTCCCTGA
- a CDS encoding alpha/beta hydrolase: protein MLQVMGGTVPGAQVLTVYAATTREREAPDSNVFTAGRSDTPNYSAFTISVPPNHQPGRIEWPTDRIDPATTFATLDQGILTRRGFFEQVAASPDGMRDVTVFIHGYNSNFPEALYRLAQMSADAHLDGTPVLFAWPSQAAVAGYVADKDSVTYSRDALADLLSELARDRRVGSINVLAHSMGGWLTVEALRQLRLSGQDDVIDRLAVVLAAPDIDVDVFRAQMEVLGPLSPPLTVLVATDDRALLVSNRLSGARQRVGALDVRDPRVQEAAREGNVAIVDISGLETVDGLNHSRYVNLAALYPELGGGQDEAPGLGLRRAGAFVFNAVGTTISSPFTLVGEALAGE from the coding sequence GTGCTTCAGGTGATGGGCGGAACCGTGCCGGGCGCGCAGGTTCTCACCGTCTATGCCGCGACGACGCGCGAGCGGGAGGCGCCCGATTCCAACGTCTTCACCGCGGGGCGTTCGGACACGCCCAACTACTCCGCCTTCACCATCTCGGTGCCGCCGAACCACCAGCCGGGCCGCATCGAATGGCCGACCGATCGCATCGACCCCGCGACGACCTTCGCGACGCTGGACCAGGGCATCCTGACGCGGCGGGGCTTCTTCGAACAGGTGGCGGCCTCGCCGGACGGGATGCGCGACGTGACCGTCTTCATCCACGGTTACAACTCCAACTTCCCCGAAGCGCTCTACCGCCTCGCCCAGATGTCGGCCGACGCGCATCTCGACGGGACGCCGGTGCTCTTCGCCTGGCCCTCGCAGGCGGCGGTGGCCGGCTATGTGGCCGACAAGGATTCGGTCACCTATTCGCGCGACGCGCTGGCCGATCTGCTGAGCGAACTGGCGCGCGACAGGCGGGTGGGCTCGATCAACGTTCTGGCCCATTCCATGGGAGGCTGGCTGACGGTAGAGGCCCTGCGGCAGCTGCGCCTTTCGGGACAGGACGACGTGATCGACCGCCTCGCCGTGGTGCTGGCCGCGCCCGACATCGACGTGGACGTGTTTCGCGCGCAGATGGAGGTGCTCGGCCCGCTTTCCCCGCCCTTGACCGTTCTGGTCGCGACGGACGATCGCGCGCTCCTCGTCTCCAACCGGCTGAGCGGGGCGCGCCAGCGCGTGGGCGCGCTCGACGTGCGCGATCCGCGCGTGCAGGAGGCGGCGCGCGAGGGCAACGTGGCCATCGTCGACATCTCCGGCCTGGAAACCGTCGACGGGCTGAACCACAGCCGCTACGTGAATCTGGCGGCGCTCTACCCCGAACTCGGCGGCGGGCAGGACGAGGCGCCGGGGCTGGGCCTGCGCCGGGCCGGCGCCTTCGTCTTCAATGCGGTGGGCACGACCATCTCCAGCCCCTTCACCCTCGTCGGAGAGGCGCTGGCCGGTGAGTGA
- the glpK gene encoding glycerol kinase GlpK, producing MADFVLAIDQGTTSTRAIVFDGAYRNRGSGQMELRQHFPRPGWVEHDANEIWRSVAQTVRNALADAAITAREVSAIGITNQRETVVVWDRATGEPIHNAVVWQDRRTAGICERLREEGAEALVSERTGLIVDPYFSATKLAWILDHVEGARARAQRGDLAFGTVDSWLVYKLTGGRRHVTCATNASRTMLCDIERLEWDEDLLRLFDVPRAVLPQILDNIAAFGETDPSIFGASIPIRGAAGDQQAATLGQACFAPGMMKATYGTGCFALLNTGAERVSSRSRLLSTLAYRIDGRTTYALEGSIFIAGAAVQWLRDGLGLIERAEQSGQLAAEADPEERVYLVPAFTGLGAPWWDAQARGSIHGLTRNTGPAELARAALEAVCFQTRDLLDAMRADWDAEKRTILRVDGGMVASDWTMQRLADILDAPVDRPILLESTALGAAWLAGCGAGVWPGQEGFAAEWKLDRRFEPQIGQGERGRLLAGWREAVDRTLTRRPNC from the coding sequence ATGGCTGATTTCGTGCTCGCCATCGACCAGGGCACCACATCGACGCGCGCCATCGTGTTCGACGGGGCCTATCGCAATCGCGGCAGCGGGCAGATGGAGCTGCGCCAGCATTTCCCGCGCCCCGGCTGGGTGGAGCACGATGCGAACGAAATCTGGCGCAGCGTGGCGCAGACGGTGCGCAACGCGCTGGCGGACGCGGCGATCACCGCGCGCGAGGTCTCGGCCATCGGTATCACCAACCAGCGCGAGACGGTGGTGGTCTGGGACAGGGCGACAGGCGAGCCCATCCACAACGCCGTGGTCTGGCAGGACCGGCGCACGGCCGGCATCTGCGAGCGGCTGCGAGAGGAGGGTGCCGAAGCGCTGGTGAGCGAGCGCACCGGGCTGATCGTCGATCCCTATTTCTCCGCCACCAAGCTCGCCTGGATCCTGGACCATGTGGAAGGGGCGCGGGCGCGGGCGCAAAGGGGAGACCTCGCCTTCGGCACCGTGGATTCCTGGCTCGTCTACAAGCTGACGGGCGGACGAAGGCACGTGACCTGCGCCACCAACGCCTCGCGCACCATGCTGTGCGACATCGAGCGGCTGGAATGGGACGAGGATCTCCTGCGCCTGTTCGACGTGCCGCGCGCGGTGCTGCCGCAGATCCTGGACAATATCGCCGCCTTCGGGGAGACCGACCCCTCGATTTTCGGCGCCTCCATCCCCATCCGGGGCGCGGCGGGCGACCAGCAGGCCGCCACGCTCGGCCAGGCCTGCTTCGCCCCCGGCATGATGAAGGCGACCTACGGCACGGGCTGCTTCGCGCTGCTCAATACGGGGGCCGAGCGCGTCTCCTCGCGCAGCCGCCTCCTGTCCACACTGGCCTACCGCATCGACGGGCGCACCACCTATGCGCTGGAGGGTTCGATCTTCATCGCGGGCGCGGCGGTGCAATGGCTGCGCGACGGGCTGGGGCTGATCGAGCGGGCCGAGCAGTCCGGGCAACTGGCGGCGGAGGCCGACCCGGAGGAGCGGGTCTATCTCGTTCCCGCCTTCACCGGCCTCGGCGCGCCCTGGTGGGACGCGCAGGCGCGCGGCTCGATCCACGGGCTGACGCGCAACACCGGCCCGGCCGAACTGGCGCGCGCGGCGCTGGAGGCGGTCTGCTTCCAGACGCGCGATCTGCTGGATGCCATGCGCGCGGACTGGGACGCCGAAAAGCGAACCATCCTGCGGGTGGACGGGGGCATGGTGGCGAGCGACTGGACGATGCAGCGGCTTGCCGACATTCTCGACGCGCCGGTGGACCGGCCGATCCTGCTCGAATCGACGGCGCTGGGGGCGGCATGGCTGGCGGGTTGCGGGGCAGGCGTCTGGCCGGGGCAGGAGGGTTTCGCCGCCGAATGGAAGCTCGACCGCCGTTTCGAGCCGCAGATCGGGCAAGGGGAGCGCGGCCGGCTGCTGGCGGGCTGGCGAGAGGCGGTGGACCGCACGCTGACGCGGCGCCCAAACTGCTGA
- a CDS encoding siderophore-interacting protein — MLCATSEIAVPQAQALLRRLCDHFAEHGEARVENGRGHIRIAYGTAEIEAREASLAVSTQASDAIALSYMKMSLAEHVVGMAEGPAPLIRWQGDGPSGGTPPFFNEMRLVSSRRLTPHMQRVRLSGEGLSRFAGGGLHVRLLFPPAGRAPCWPTLGEDGRVAWPQGEDALQLRVYTIRRVDVEAGLVDIDIVLHEGEETPGSRFALGAGEGQIVGMMGPGGGGVPEARSLLLVGDETALPAIARILEELPAEARARAVIEVDGPADEVALASPAEAHITFLHRHGAPAGTARLLPEALRAVDLDALGPDAFVWAGCEFSDFRAIRTYLRKERRMARERHLVAAYWRRGKAGDEARREA, encoded by the coding sequence ATGCTGTGCGCCACGTCCGAGATCGCCGTTCCGCAGGCACAGGCGCTGCTGCGCCGCCTTTGCGATCACTTCGCCGAACATGGCGAGGCGCGGGTGGAGAACGGGCGGGGGCATATCCGCATCGCCTACGGCACCGCCGAGATCGAGGCGCGCGAGGCGAGCCTGGCCGTGAGCACGCAGGCGAGCGACGCCATCGCGCTTTCCTACATGAAGATGAGTCTCGCCGAGCATGTGGTGGGGATGGCGGAGGGGCCCGCGCCCCTCATCCGCTGGCAGGGCGACGGCCCGTCGGGCGGCACGCCGCCCTTCTTCAACGAGATGCGGCTGGTTTCCTCCCGCCGCCTGACGCCGCACATGCAGAGGGTGCGCCTCTCCGGGGAGGGCCTGTCGCGCTTTGCCGGCGGGGGGCTGCATGTGCGCCTGCTGTTCCCGCCCGCGGGGCGCGCGCCGTGCTGGCCGACGCTGGGCGAGGACGGGCGCGTGGCATGGCCGCAGGGCGAGGATGCGTTGCAGCTTCGGGTCTATACGATCCGCCGCGTGGACGTTGAGGCGGGCCTCGTGGATATCGACATCGTTCTCCATGAAGGGGAGGAGACGCCCGGCTCCCGCTTCGCGCTGGGGGCGGGCGAGGGGCAGATCGTCGGCATGATGGGCCCGGGCGGGGGCGGAGTGCCGGAGGCGCGCTCGCTGCTGCTGGTGGGCGACGAGACCGCCTTGCCCGCCATTGCCCGCATCCTGGAGGAACTGCCGGCCGAGGCCCGCGCCCGCGCCGTGATCGAGGTGGACGGGCCGGCGGACGAGGTCGCGCTCGCCTCGCCCGCCGAGGCCCACATCACCTTTCTGCACCGCCACGGCGCGCCCGCCGGTACCGCCAGGCTGCTGCCCGAGGCCCTGCGCGCCGTCGATCTCGACGCGCTCGGCCCGGACGCCTTCGTCTGGGCGGGCTGCGAGTTTTCCGATTTCCGGGCCATCCGCACCTATCTGCGCAAGGAGCGGCGCATGGCGCGCGAGCGGCACCTCGTGGCCGCCTATTGGCGCCGGGGCAAGGCGGGGGACGAGGCGCGGCGCGAGGCTTGA